In the genome of Neodiprion pinetum isolate iyNeoPine1 chromosome 2, iyNeoPine1.2, whole genome shotgun sequence, one region contains:
- the LOC124212421 gene encoding pyrimidodiazepine synthase isoform X2 yields MSTKHLSVGSQVPPLVPGKLRLYSMRFCPFAQRVHLVLDAKKIPYDVVYVNLTHKPEWLVEKNPLSKVPLLELKEGNILYESLIIVDYLDEAYPEHRLYPKDPLLKAQEKLLIERFGAIIVLMNKVYYTPTMEREQFVEILNGLEIFDRELVRRGTPFFGGKQPGMVDLMIWPWCERADLIRILRGDQFVLPRERILRLLEWRSAMKEDEAVKGSYLDGETHAKFIRSRQAGSAQYDFLIAQ; encoded by the exons ATGAGTACGAAACATCTGAGTGTCG GATCTCAAGTCCCACCCTTGGTACCTGGCAAGCTACGATTGTACAGCATGCGATTTTGCCCATTTGCCCAGAGGGTTCATCTTGTATTAGATGCTAAAAAAATTCC ATATGACGTTGTCTACGTTAATTTAACACACAAGCCGGAATGgctggtggaaaaaaatccatTGAGTAAAGTTCCGCTGCTTGAACTCAAAGagggaaatattttatacgaaaGTCTGATCATAGTGGATTACCTGGATGAGGCCTATCCGGAACACCGTCTATATCCAAAGGATCCTTTATTGAAGGCTCAAGAAAAGCTACTTATCGAAAGATTTGGTGCTATAATAGTACTTATGAACAAG GTCTATTATACCCCGACCATGGAACGTGAGCAGTTTGTTGAGATTCTGAACGGCCTTGAAATCTTTGATAGAGAACTCGTTAGGAGAGGAACTCCATTCTTCGGTGGTAAACAACCTGGAATGGTGGATCTGATGATATGGCCGTGGTGCGAGCGAGCAGATTTGATCAGGATTTTGAGGGGAGATCAGTTTGTCCTTCCTCGTGAACGAATACTCAGACTG CTGGAATGGAGAAGTGCGATGAAAGAAGACGAGGCTGTGAAAGGTAGTTATTTAGACGGAGAAACACATGCCAAGTTCATACGCAGTAGGCAAGCTGGCTCAGCCCAATACGACTTCCTTATTGCACAATGA
- the LOC124212421 gene encoding pyrimidodiazepine synthase isoform X3, giving the protein MRLSIYSFSGSQVPPLVPGKLRLYSMRFCPFAQRVHLVLDAKKIPYDVVYVNLTHKPEWLVEKNPLSKVPLLELKEGNILYESLIIVDYLDEAYPEHRLYPKDPLLKAQEKLLIERFGAIIVLMNKVYYTPTMEREQFVEILNGLEIFDRELVRRGTPFFGGKQPGMVDLMIWPWCERADLIRILRGDQFVLPRERILRLTGPFICC; this is encoded by the exons ATGCgactatcaatttattcattctcaGGATCTCAAGTCCCACCCTTGGTACCTGGCAAGCTACGATTGTACAGCATGCGATTTTGCCCATTTGCCCAGAGGGTTCATCTTGTATTAGATGCTAAAAAAATTCC ATATGACGTTGTCTACGTTAATTTAACACACAAGCCGGAATGgctggtggaaaaaaatccatTGAGTAAAGTTCCGCTGCTTGAACTCAAAGagggaaatattttatacgaaaGTCTGATCATAGTGGATTACCTGGATGAGGCCTATCCGGAACACCGTCTATATCCAAAGGATCCTTTATTGAAGGCTCAAGAAAAGCTACTTATCGAAAGATTTGGTGCTATAATAGTACTTATGAACAAG GTCTATTATACCCCGACCATGGAACGTGAGCAGTTTGTTGAGATTCTGAACGGCCTTGAAATCTTTGATAGAGAACTCGTTAGGAGAGGAACTCCATTCTTCGGTGGTAAACAACCTGGAATGGTGGATCTGATGATATGGCCGTGGTGCGAGCGAGCAGATTTGATCAGGATTTTGAGGGGAGATCAGTTTGTCCTTCCTCGTGAACGAATACTCAGACTG ACAGGACCATTTATTTGTTGCTGA
- the LOC124212421 gene encoding pyrimidodiazepine synthase isoform X1, with protein MRLSIYSFSGSQVPPLVPGKLRLYSMRFCPFAQRVHLVLDAKKIPYDVVYVNLTHKPEWLVEKNPLSKVPLLELKEGNILYESLIIVDYLDEAYPEHRLYPKDPLLKAQEKLLIERFGAIIVLMNKVYYTPTMEREQFVEILNGLEIFDRELVRRGTPFFGGKQPGMVDLMIWPWCERADLIRILRGDQFVLPRERILRLLEWRSAMKEDEAVKGSYLDGETHAKFIRSRQAGSAQYDFLIAQ; from the exons ATGCgactatcaatttattcattctcaGGATCTCAAGTCCCACCCTTGGTACCTGGCAAGCTACGATTGTACAGCATGCGATTTTGCCCATTTGCCCAGAGGGTTCATCTTGTATTAGATGCTAAAAAAATTCC ATATGACGTTGTCTACGTTAATTTAACACACAAGCCGGAATGgctggtggaaaaaaatccatTGAGTAAAGTTCCGCTGCTTGAACTCAAAGagggaaatattttatacgaaaGTCTGATCATAGTGGATTACCTGGATGAGGCCTATCCGGAACACCGTCTATATCCAAAGGATCCTTTATTGAAGGCTCAAGAAAAGCTACTTATCGAAAGATTTGGTGCTATAATAGTACTTATGAACAAG GTCTATTATACCCCGACCATGGAACGTGAGCAGTTTGTTGAGATTCTGAACGGCCTTGAAATCTTTGATAGAGAACTCGTTAGGAGAGGAACTCCATTCTTCGGTGGTAAACAACCTGGAATGGTGGATCTGATGATATGGCCGTGGTGCGAGCGAGCAGATTTGATCAGGATTTTGAGGGGAGATCAGTTTGTCCTTCCTCGTGAACGAATACTCAGACTG CTGGAATGGAGAAGTGCGATGAAAGAAGACGAGGCTGTGAAAGGTAGTTATTTAGACGGAGAAACACATGCCAAGTTCATACGCAGTAGGCAAGCTGGCTCAGCCCAATACGACTTCCTTATTGCACAATGA
- the LOC124212422 gene encoding coiled-coil domain-containing protein 167 isoform X2: MSQQKTIISEMEVVQEALEASLHKVELIERKLRTKLLTIENRNRLERELEEVKDVLEANQKALKDLRHENTSGGKKE, encoded by the exons ATGTCGCAACAAAAGACGATCATAAGCGAg ATGGAGGTTGTTCAGGAAGCGTTAGAAGCCTCGCTACATAAGGTTGAGCTGATTGAGAGAAAACTAAGAACAAAATTGCTGACTATTGAAAATCGGAACAGGCTAGAGAGGGAATTAGAGGAAGTTAAGGATGTACTCGAGGCCAATCAGAAAGCGCTGAAGGACCTGAGGCATGAAAATACAAG TGGCGGGAAGAAGGAATAG
- the LOC124212422 gene encoding coiled-coil domain-containing protein 167 isoform X1: MSQQKTIISEMEVVQEALEASLHKVELIERKLRTKLLTIENRNRLERELEEVKDVLEANQKALKDLRHENTRSFMIAASFVFACFLLFGLYSMIYGGI, translated from the exons ATGTCGCAACAAAAGACGATCATAAGCGAg ATGGAGGTTGTTCAGGAAGCGTTAGAAGCCTCGCTACATAAGGTTGAGCTGATTGAGAGAAAACTAAGAACAAAATTGCTGACTATTGAAAATCGGAACAGGCTAGAGAGGGAATTAGAGGAAGTTAAGGATGTACTCGAGGCCAATCAGAAAGCGCTGAAGGACCTGAGGCATGAAAATACAAGGTCTTTCATGATCGCAGCAAGCTTTGTGTTCGCTTGCTTCTTGCTTTTCGGACTGTATTCGATGATATATGGGggcatataa
- the whd gene encoding carnitine O-palmitoyltransferase 1, liver isoform isoform X1, translating into MAEAHSAVAFSFSITHEGWDVNFDREVLHLVWQSGIRSWKKRFFRFKNNIKTGVYPASLHSLWLTAALVTAIHFVGYKVPFDLVGKVAPYLPGSSITAHLAGSFLVAVLLWLFVIYSIRYTLKLLLMYKGWMYEARGKGSSISSITKFWLAAVKLLSGWSTPMLYSFQGSLPRLPLPSVEDTIQRYLRSVRPLLDDENYARMERHANEFKDGIGVKLQRYLLLKSWWSTNYVSDWWEEYVYLRGRSPLMVNSNFYGIDALLMHPSKIQASRAATIIHSCLQYRRLIERQELEPILVQGLVPLCSWQYERIFNTTRIPGIETDKLVHVQDSKHIVVYHKGRYYKVLIYYKNRILQPCEIERQMQEILDDTSTPCAGEEKLAALTAGERTTWARTRADHFSKGVNRFSLDTVEKAAFVVTLDSIPYEFDPAHPEKLDNYGRILLHGKGHDRWFDKSFTLCIGSNGRIGFNAEHSWADAAVMSHLWEFVISEETMNIEADAPVMGHLWEYCVATEAENGYGEDGRTIGTPEFCPAPVRLQWDMSPKCLEAIENSYLVAEKLLNDVELRIYMHNAYGKGFMKLCRVSPDAYIQMALQLAYYRDAGKFSLTYEASMTRLFREGRTETVRPCTIESAAWVKSMEDKSATVEQRYKLLAAATARHQLGYQDAMCGKGIDRHLFCLYVVSKYLEVDSPFLKEVLSEPWRLSTSQTPHGQTSRLDLKKYPNCISAGGGFGPVADDGYGVSYIIAGEDFLFFHISSKISSPETNSARFAVAIETALSDMKNLFTEYKKLQQHKNGSA; encoded by the exons ATGGCGGAAGCTCATTCGGCCGTTGCGTTCAGCTTTTCCATCACTCACGAGGGATGGGATGTTAATTTTGACAGAGAAGTCTTGCACTTGGTATGGCAATCGGGTATCAGGTCTTGGAAGAAAAGATTCTTCAGATTCAAG AACAATATAAAAACTGGAGTATATCCAGCATCGCTACATAGTCTTTGGCTAACCGCTGCTTTAGTCACAGCAATTCATTTTGTCGGATATAAAGTACCTTTCGACCTCGTCGGCAAAGTTGCGCCATACTTACCAGG GTCTTCCATAACTGCTCATCTAGCCGGATCTTTTCTCGTGGCTGTTTTACTATGGTTGTTCGTCATCTACAGTATTCGATACACTCTTAAATTATTGCTAATGTACAAAGGATGGATGTACGAAGCTCGCGGTAAAGGTAGCAGCATTTCctcaattacaaaattttggcTCGCCGCTGTTAAACTTTTGTCAGGATGGAGTACACCCATGTTGTACAGCTTCCAAGGATCTTTACCCAGGCTTCCATTGCCGTCTGTCGAGGACACAATCCAAAGG TACTTGAGAAGCGTCAGACCACTtttggatgatgaaaattatgcAAGAATGGAACGACATGCCAACGAATTCAAAGATGGTATCGGCGTTAAGCTTCAACGTTATTTATTACTCAAGTCATGGTGGTCTACTAATTACGTTTCTGATTGGTGGGAGGAATATGTTTATTTGAGAGGAAGATCTCCCTTGATGGTCAACTCTAACTTTTACGGAATCGATGCTTTACTCATGCATCCGAGCAAGATTCAAGCATCTCGCGCAGCAACAATTATTCACTCTTGTTTACAGTATCGCAGACTTATCGAAAGACAGGAACTTGAACCG atCCTCGTTCAAGGTTTAGTTCCTTTGTGCTCTTGGCAATACGAGAGAATATTCAACACAACTAGAATCCCTGGTATCGAAACTGACAAGCTAGTACATGTTCAAGATTCGAAACACATAGTCGTTTATCATAAAGGAAGATATTACAAAGTTTTGATCTATTATAAGAACAGAATCTTACAGCCTTGTGAAATCGAAAG GCAAATGCAGGAAATACTCGACGATACTTCGACACCGTGCGCAGGTGAGGAGAAACTAGCAGCACTTACCGCCGGAGAAAGAACAACCTGGGCTCGAACCCGAGCAGATCATTTTAGCAAAGGCGTGAATCGATTCAGCTTAGACACCGTTGAAAAGGCAGCTTTTGTTGTAACTTTAGACAGTATTCCGTACGAATTTGATCCG GCTCATCCGGAGAAATTAGACAATTATGGGAGAATCTTGTTACATGGAAAGGGACATGATCGATGGTTCGACAAATCGTTCACGCTTTGTATAGGAAGTAACGGCAGG ATCGGTTTTAATGCCGAGCACTCGtg GGCAGATGCGGCTGTGATGTCACACTTGTGGGAGTTTGTCATATCGGAAGAAACCATGAATATAGA GGCCGATGCTCCCGTGATGGGACACCTATGGGAATACTGTGTTGCTACGGAAGCGGAGAATGG ATACGGAGAAGATGGACGTACAATCGGAACTCCTGAATTTTGTCCAGCTCCGGTTCGTCTTCAATGGGACATGAGTCCGAAATGTTTGGAAGCTattgaaaattcttatttG GTTGCCGAGAAGCTATTGAACGACGTAGAGTTGAGAATCTACATGCACAACGCTTATGGAAAAGGTTTCATGAAATTGTGTCGAGTATCTCCGGATGCTTATATACAAATGGCTCTTCAGTTAGCTTATTATAGAGATGCTGGTAAATTTAGTCTAACTTATGAAGCCTCAATGACGAGGCTATTCAGGGAAGGTAGAACCGAAACTGTTCGACCTTGTACCATCGAATCCGCAGCTTGGGTTAAATCTATGGAAGATAAATCTGCGACT GTTGAGCAGAGATACAAATTGCTGGCTGCAGCTACTGCTCGTCATCAGTTGGGTTACCAGGACGCCATGTGCGGCAAGGGAATAGATCGTCACTTGTTCTGCCTGTATGTTGTATCTAAGTACCTGGAAGTCGATTCCCCATTCCTCAAG GAAGTCTTGAGCGAACCATGGAGACTCTCAACATCGCAGACACCCCATGGACAAACTTCCAGATTAGATTTGAAGAAATATCCAAATTGTATATCTGCCGGTGGTGGATTTGGACCGGTAGCTGACGATGGATACGGCGTTTCTTACATAATTGCCGGAGAggattttctcttctttcatATTTCGAGCAAGATCAGTTCACCCGAAACG AACTCTGCAAGGTTTGCAGTAGCGATAGAAACAGCGCTTTCTGATATGAAGAATCTGTTCAccgagtataaaaaattacaacagCATAAAAACGGATCGGCGTAA
- the whd gene encoding carnitine O-palmitoyltransferase 1, liver isoform isoform X2 — protein sequence MAEAHSAVAFSFSITHEGWDVNFDREVLHLVWQSGIRSWKKRFFRFKNNIKTGVYPASLHSLWLTAALVTAIHFVGYKVPFDLVGKVAPYLPGSSITAHLAGSFLVAVLLWLFVIYSIRYTLKLLLMYKGWMYEARGKGSSISSITKFWLAAVKLLSGWSTPMLYSFQGSLPRLPLPSVEDTIQRYLRSVRPLLDDENYARMERHANEFKDGIGVKLQRYLLLKSWWSTNYVSDWWEEYVYLRGRSPLMVNSNFYGIDALLMHPSKIQASRAATIIHSCLQYRRLIERQELEPILVQGLVPLCSWQYERIFNTTRIPGIETDKLVHVQDSKHIVVYHKGRYYKVLIYYKNRILQPCEIERQMQEILDDTSTPCAGEEKLAALTAGERTTWARTRADHFSKGVNRFSLDTVEKAAFVVTLDSIPYEFDPAHPEKLDNYGRILLHGKGHDRWFDKSFTLCIGSNGRIGFNAEHSWADAAVMSHLWEFVISEETMNIEYGEDGRTIGTPEFCPAPVRLQWDMSPKCLEAIENSYLVAEKLLNDVELRIYMHNAYGKGFMKLCRVSPDAYIQMALQLAYYRDAGKFSLTYEASMTRLFREGRTETVRPCTIESAAWVKSMEDKSATVEQRYKLLAAATARHQLGYQDAMCGKGIDRHLFCLYVVSKYLEVDSPFLKEVLSEPWRLSTSQTPHGQTSRLDLKKYPNCISAGGGFGPVADDGYGVSYIIAGEDFLFFHISSKISSPETNSARFAVAIETALSDMKNLFTEYKKLQQHKNGSA from the exons ATGGCGGAAGCTCATTCGGCCGTTGCGTTCAGCTTTTCCATCACTCACGAGGGATGGGATGTTAATTTTGACAGAGAAGTCTTGCACTTGGTATGGCAATCGGGTATCAGGTCTTGGAAGAAAAGATTCTTCAGATTCAAG AACAATATAAAAACTGGAGTATATCCAGCATCGCTACATAGTCTTTGGCTAACCGCTGCTTTAGTCACAGCAATTCATTTTGTCGGATATAAAGTACCTTTCGACCTCGTCGGCAAAGTTGCGCCATACTTACCAGG GTCTTCCATAACTGCTCATCTAGCCGGATCTTTTCTCGTGGCTGTTTTACTATGGTTGTTCGTCATCTACAGTATTCGATACACTCTTAAATTATTGCTAATGTACAAAGGATGGATGTACGAAGCTCGCGGTAAAGGTAGCAGCATTTCctcaattacaaaattttggcTCGCCGCTGTTAAACTTTTGTCAGGATGGAGTACACCCATGTTGTACAGCTTCCAAGGATCTTTACCCAGGCTTCCATTGCCGTCTGTCGAGGACACAATCCAAAGG TACTTGAGAAGCGTCAGACCACTtttggatgatgaaaattatgcAAGAATGGAACGACATGCCAACGAATTCAAAGATGGTATCGGCGTTAAGCTTCAACGTTATTTATTACTCAAGTCATGGTGGTCTACTAATTACGTTTCTGATTGGTGGGAGGAATATGTTTATTTGAGAGGAAGATCTCCCTTGATGGTCAACTCTAACTTTTACGGAATCGATGCTTTACTCATGCATCCGAGCAAGATTCAAGCATCTCGCGCAGCAACAATTATTCACTCTTGTTTACAGTATCGCAGACTTATCGAAAGACAGGAACTTGAACCG atCCTCGTTCAAGGTTTAGTTCCTTTGTGCTCTTGGCAATACGAGAGAATATTCAACACAACTAGAATCCCTGGTATCGAAACTGACAAGCTAGTACATGTTCAAGATTCGAAACACATAGTCGTTTATCATAAAGGAAGATATTACAAAGTTTTGATCTATTATAAGAACAGAATCTTACAGCCTTGTGAAATCGAAAG GCAAATGCAGGAAATACTCGACGATACTTCGACACCGTGCGCAGGTGAGGAGAAACTAGCAGCACTTACCGCCGGAGAAAGAACAACCTGGGCTCGAACCCGAGCAGATCATTTTAGCAAAGGCGTGAATCGATTCAGCTTAGACACCGTTGAAAAGGCAGCTTTTGTTGTAACTTTAGACAGTATTCCGTACGAATTTGATCCG GCTCATCCGGAGAAATTAGACAATTATGGGAGAATCTTGTTACATGGAAAGGGACATGATCGATGGTTCGACAAATCGTTCACGCTTTGTATAGGAAGTAACGGCAGG ATCGGTTTTAATGCCGAGCACTCGtg GGCAGATGCGGCTGTGATGTCACACTTGTGGGAGTTTGTCATATCGGAAGAAACCATGAATATAGA ATACGGAGAAGATGGACGTACAATCGGAACTCCTGAATTTTGTCCAGCTCCGGTTCGTCTTCAATGGGACATGAGTCCGAAATGTTTGGAAGCTattgaaaattcttatttG GTTGCCGAGAAGCTATTGAACGACGTAGAGTTGAGAATCTACATGCACAACGCTTATGGAAAAGGTTTCATGAAATTGTGTCGAGTATCTCCGGATGCTTATATACAAATGGCTCTTCAGTTAGCTTATTATAGAGATGCTGGTAAATTTAGTCTAACTTATGAAGCCTCAATGACGAGGCTATTCAGGGAAGGTAGAACCGAAACTGTTCGACCTTGTACCATCGAATCCGCAGCTTGGGTTAAATCTATGGAAGATAAATCTGCGACT GTTGAGCAGAGATACAAATTGCTGGCTGCAGCTACTGCTCGTCATCAGTTGGGTTACCAGGACGCCATGTGCGGCAAGGGAATAGATCGTCACTTGTTCTGCCTGTATGTTGTATCTAAGTACCTGGAAGTCGATTCCCCATTCCTCAAG GAAGTCTTGAGCGAACCATGGAGACTCTCAACATCGCAGACACCCCATGGACAAACTTCCAGATTAGATTTGAAGAAATATCCAAATTGTATATCTGCCGGTGGTGGATTTGGACCGGTAGCTGACGATGGATACGGCGTTTCTTACATAATTGCCGGAGAggattttctcttctttcatATTTCGAGCAAGATCAGTTCACCCGAAACG AACTCTGCAAGGTTTGCAGTAGCGATAGAAACAGCGCTTTCTGATATGAAGAATCTGTTCAccgagtataaaaaattacaacagCATAAAAACGGATCGGCGTAA
- the whd gene encoding carnitine O-palmitoyltransferase 1, liver isoform isoform X3: MAEAHSAVAFSFSITHEGWDVNFDREVLHLVWQSGIRSWKKRFFRFKNNIKTGVYPASLHSLWLTAALVTAIHFVGYKVPFDLVGKVAPYLPGSSITAHLAGSFLVAVLLWLFVIYSIRYTLKLLLMYKGWMYEARGKGSSISSITKFWLAAVKLLSGWSTPMLYSFQGSLPRLPLPSVEDTIQRYLRSVRPLLDDENYARMERHANEFKDGIGVKLQRYLLLKSWWSTNYVSDWWEEYVYLRGRSPLMVNSNFYGIDALLMHPSKIQASRAATIIHSCLQYRRLIERQELEPILVQGLVPLCSWQYERIFNTTRIPGIETDKLVHVQDSKHIVVYHKGRYYKVLIYYKNRILQPCEIERQMQEILDDTSTPCAGEEKLAALTAGERTTWARTRADHFSKGVNRFSLDTVEKAAFVVTLDSIPYEFDPAHPEKLDNYGRILLHGKGHDRWFDKSFTLCIGSNGRIGFNAEHSWADAPVMGHLWEYCVATEAENGYGEDGRTIGTPEFCPAPVRLQWDMSPKCLEAIENSYLVAEKLLNDVELRIYMHNAYGKGFMKLCRVSPDAYIQMALQLAYYRDAGKFSLTYEASMTRLFREGRTETVRPCTIESAAWVKSMEDKSATVEQRYKLLAAATARHQLGYQDAMCGKGIDRHLFCLYVVSKYLEVDSPFLKEVLSEPWRLSTSQTPHGQTSRLDLKKYPNCISAGGGFGPVADDGYGVSYIIAGEDFLFFHISSKISSPETNSARFAVAIETALSDMKNLFTEYKKLQQHKNGSA, from the exons ATGGCGGAAGCTCATTCGGCCGTTGCGTTCAGCTTTTCCATCACTCACGAGGGATGGGATGTTAATTTTGACAGAGAAGTCTTGCACTTGGTATGGCAATCGGGTATCAGGTCTTGGAAGAAAAGATTCTTCAGATTCAAG AACAATATAAAAACTGGAGTATATCCAGCATCGCTACATAGTCTTTGGCTAACCGCTGCTTTAGTCACAGCAATTCATTTTGTCGGATATAAAGTACCTTTCGACCTCGTCGGCAAAGTTGCGCCATACTTACCAGG GTCTTCCATAACTGCTCATCTAGCCGGATCTTTTCTCGTGGCTGTTTTACTATGGTTGTTCGTCATCTACAGTATTCGATACACTCTTAAATTATTGCTAATGTACAAAGGATGGATGTACGAAGCTCGCGGTAAAGGTAGCAGCATTTCctcaattacaaaattttggcTCGCCGCTGTTAAACTTTTGTCAGGATGGAGTACACCCATGTTGTACAGCTTCCAAGGATCTTTACCCAGGCTTCCATTGCCGTCTGTCGAGGACACAATCCAAAGG TACTTGAGAAGCGTCAGACCACTtttggatgatgaaaattatgcAAGAATGGAACGACATGCCAACGAATTCAAAGATGGTATCGGCGTTAAGCTTCAACGTTATTTATTACTCAAGTCATGGTGGTCTACTAATTACGTTTCTGATTGGTGGGAGGAATATGTTTATTTGAGAGGAAGATCTCCCTTGATGGTCAACTCTAACTTTTACGGAATCGATGCTTTACTCATGCATCCGAGCAAGATTCAAGCATCTCGCGCAGCAACAATTATTCACTCTTGTTTACAGTATCGCAGACTTATCGAAAGACAGGAACTTGAACCG atCCTCGTTCAAGGTTTAGTTCCTTTGTGCTCTTGGCAATACGAGAGAATATTCAACACAACTAGAATCCCTGGTATCGAAACTGACAAGCTAGTACATGTTCAAGATTCGAAACACATAGTCGTTTATCATAAAGGAAGATATTACAAAGTTTTGATCTATTATAAGAACAGAATCTTACAGCCTTGTGAAATCGAAAG GCAAATGCAGGAAATACTCGACGATACTTCGACACCGTGCGCAGGTGAGGAGAAACTAGCAGCACTTACCGCCGGAGAAAGAACAACCTGGGCTCGAACCCGAGCAGATCATTTTAGCAAAGGCGTGAATCGATTCAGCTTAGACACCGTTGAAAAGGCAGCTTTTGTTGTAACTTTAGACAGTATTCCGTACGAATTTGATCCG GCTCATCCGGAGAAATTAGACAATTATGGGAGAATCTTGTTACATGGAAAGGGACATGATCGATGGTTCGACAAATCGTTCACGCTTTGTATAGGAAGTAACGGCAGG ATCGGTTTTAATGCCGAGCACTCGtg GGCCGATGCTCCCGTGATGGGACACCTATGGGAATACTGTGTTGCTACGGAAGCGGAGAATGG ATACGGAGAAGATGGACGTACAATCGGAACTCCTGAATTTTGTCCAGCTCCGGTTCGTCTTCAATGGGACATGAGTCCGAAATGTTTGGAAGCTattgaaaattcttatttG GTTGCCGAGAAGCTATTGAACGACGTAGAGTTGAGAATCTACATGCACAACGCTTATGGAAAAGGTTTCATGAAATTGTGTCGAGTATCTCCGGATGCTTATATACAAATGGCTCTTCAGTTAGCTTATTATAGAGATGCTGGTAAATTTAGTCTAACTTATGAAGCCTCAATGACGAGGCTATTCAGGGAAGGTAGAACCGAAACTGTTCGACCTTGTACCATCGAATCCGCAGCTTGGGTTAAATCTATGGAAGATAAATCTGCGACT GTTGAGCAGAGATACAAATTGCTGGCTGCAGCTACTGCTCGTCATCAGTTGGGTTACCAGGACGCCATGTGCGGCAAGGGAATAGATCGTCACTTGTTCTGCCTGTATGTTGTATCTAAGTACCTGGAAGTCGATTCCCCATTCCTCAAG GAAGTCTTGAGCGAACCATGGAGACTCTCAACATCGCAGACACCCCATGGACAAACTTCCAGATTAGATTTGAAGAAATATCCAAATTGTATATCTGCCGGTGGTGGATTTGGACCGGTAGCTGACGATGGATACGGCGTTTCTTACATAATTGCCGGAGAggattttctcttctttcatATTTCGAGCAAGATCAGTTCACCCGAAACG AACTCTGCAAGGTTTGCAGTAGCGATAGAAACAGCGCTTTCTGATATGAAGAATCTGTTCAccgagtataaaaaattacaacagCATAAAAACGGATCGGCGTAA